A single Cellulomonas sp. SLBN-39 DNA region contains:
- a CDS encoding GAF domain-containing protein, with protein MTTTEQGTTTDVPDGTGQHALDVLDRYGLLHSFDGPEYEDLIELATDVTGAELATITLVLPAEGVVRARVGSQVATIDAAQSFTAVTVRDRLHPTVVGDMTADPRFADNPYVTGHHRVRAYIGVTVSSVEDEPIATVEVFDTRVREWTERQVRHMTILGRMVEAHFELRRLLHEAFQGD; from the coding sequence ATGACGACGACGGAGCAGGGCACCACGACGGACGTGCCAGACGGGACCGGGCAGCACGCGCTGGACGTGCTGGACCGGTACGGGCTGCTGCACTCCTTCGACGGGCCGGAGTACGAGGACCTCATCGAGCTGGCGACCGACGTGACGGGCGCCGAGCTGGCCACGATCACGCTGGTGCTCCCCGCGGAGGGCGTGGTCCGGGCGCGCGTGGGGTCGCAGGTGGCGACCATCGACGCGGCGCAGTCGTTCACCGCGGTGACGGTCCGGGACCGCCTGCACCCCACCGTGGTCGGGGACATGACCGCCGACCCGCGGTTCGCCGACAACCCGTACGTCACCGGGCACCACCGGGTCCGGGCGTACATCGGGGTGACCGTCAGCTCGGTCGAGGACGAGCCGATCGCCACGGTCGAGGTGTTCGACACCCGGGTGCGGGAGTGGACCGAGCGGCAGGTGCGGCACATGACGATCCTCGGTCGCATGGTCGAGGCGCACTTCGAGCTGCGCCGTCTGCTGCACGAGGCGTTCCAGGGCGACTGA
- a CDS encoding LamB/YcsF family protein yields MRIDLNADLGEGDGDWRLEPPADDALLDLVSSANVATGFHGGDAATMAATCAAAAARGVAVGAHPSYDDRAGFGRRALDVPPDVLRAQVAYQVGALVAVARGTGARVTHVKPHGALYNAVVHDDVQARAVVEAVAAVEPGLAVLGLPGSRVLARAAEAGLVPVVEAFVDRGYTARGTLVPRTQPGALVTDPEQAAERAVRMAVEGVVVAVDGTVLPLRAASLCVHSDTPGAVALATAVRRALLDAGLAVRPFVDLDAGATAAPGPRA; encoded by the coding sequence ATGCGCATCGACCTCAACGCCGACCTCGGCGAGGGCGACGGCGACTGGCGCCTCGAGCCCCCGGCGGACGACGCCCTGCTCGACCTCGTCTCGTCGGCGAACGTCGCCACCGGCTTCCACGGCGGGGACGCCGCGACGATGGCCGCCACGTGCGCGGCCGCGGCGGCCCGCGGTGTCGCGGTCGGGGCGCACCCGTCGTACGACGACCGGGCCGGGTTCGGGAGGCGGGCGCTCGACGTGCCCCCGGACGTGCTGCGCGCCCAGGTGGCGTACCAGGTCGGCGCGCTCGTCGCCGTCGCCCGCGGCACCGGCGCCCGGGTCACCCACGTCAAGCCGCACGGCGCCCTCTACAACGCCGTCGTGCACGACGACGTCCAGGCCCGGGCGGTCGTCGAGGCCGTCGCCGCCGTGGAGCCCGGCCTCGCGGTGCTGGGGCTGCCGGGGTCGCGCGTGCTGGCCCGTGCGGCCGAGGCGGGCCTCGTGCCCGTCGTCGAGGCCTTCGTCGACCGCGGCTACACCGCCCGGGGCACGCTGGTGCCGCGCACGCAGCCCGGCGCGCTCGTCACCGACCCCGAGCAGGCCGCCGAGCGCGCCGTGCGGATGGCCGTCGAGGGCGTCGTCGTCGCGGTCGACGGCACGGTCCTGCCGCTGCGCGCGGCGTCGTTGTGCGTGCACTCCGACACCCCGGGCGCGGTGGCGCTGGCCACGGCGGTGCGCCGCGCGCTCCTCGACGCAGGTCTCGCCGTGCGCCCGTTCGTCGACCTCGACGCGGGCGCCACGGCCGCACCCGGCCCTCGCGCGTGA
- a CDS encoding endonuclease/exonuclease/phosphatase family protein produces the protein MTADEHPALRVMTYNVHGLRDPGVADVVRACRPDVLALQEPPRGPGGRARLLRFAGRTGMRLVVGGGGARTTALLVVAHRRVTDARAVRLPWRPGLTRRGASTALVDGVRVVVVHLGLRADERLRHVGRLGARVLRDATRADELVVVLGDLNERPGSPAWSALAESAALVDAAAEAGVDDPTYPADEPRVRIDAVLADPLLPVVGALVPADDPVARASDHRPLVVDLRLPDPPQG, from the coding sequence GTGACCGCTGACGAGCACCCCGCCCTGCGGGTGATGACCTACAACGTGCACGGCCTGCGCGACCCCGGCGTCGCGGACGTCGTCCGGGCCTGCCGCCCGGACGTGCTGGCGCTGCAGGAGCCCCCGCGCGGGCCGGGCGGCCGGGCCCGGCTGCTGCGGTTCGCCGGGCGCACCGGCATGCGGCTCGTCGTCGGCGGGGGAGGGGCCCGCACCACGGCGCTGCTCGTCGTCGCGCACCGGCGGGTCACCGACGCCCGGGCCGTGCGGCTGCCGTGGCGTCCCGGGCTCACGCGCCGCGGGGCGTCGACGGCCCTCGTGGACGGTGTGCGGGTCGTGGTCGTGCACCTCGGCCTGCGGGCCGACGAGCGGCTGCGGCACGTCGGGCGCCTGGGTGCGCGGGTGCTGCGCGACGCCACCCGGGCCGACGAGCTCGTCGTCGTCCTCGGCGACCTCAACGAGCGCCCGGGCTCGCCCGCGTGGTCCGCGCTGGCGGAGTCCGCCGCCCTCGTCGACGCCGCGGCCGAGGCGGGGGTCGACGACCCGACGTACCCCGCCGACGAGCCGCGGGTGCGCATCGACGCCGTCCTCGCGGACCCGTTGCTGCCGGTGGTCGGTGCGCTCGTGCCGGCCGACGACCCCGTGGCGCGGGCGAGCGACCACCGTCCCCTCGTCGTCGACCTGCGCCTGCCGGACCCGCCGCAGGGCTGA
- a CDS encoding STAS domain-containing protein — MHLHVSTEDVGGRTVVRAVGEVDVASGDRLRDALARAVTDGRTDLVVDLTGITFMDSTGLGILVGALKRLRLAGGTLELVITSERLLKVFRITGLTGLFTIHATRADALGTPG, encoded by the coding sequence ATGCACCTGCACGTGAGCACGGAGGACGTGGGGGGCCGCACGGTCGTGCGCGCGGTCGGCGAGGTCGACGTGGCCAGCGGCGACCGGCTGCGCGACGCGCTCGCGCGGGCGGTGACCGACGGGCGGACGGACCTCGTCGTCGACCTCACGGGCATCACGTTCATGGACTCGACCGGGCTGGGCATCCTCGTCGGTGCGCTCAAGAGACTGCGCCTGGCCGGCGGCACCCTCGAGCTCGTCATCACCTCGGAGCGGCTGCTCAAGGTCTTCCGGATCACGGGCCTGACCGGCCTGTTCACCATCCACGCGACGCGCGCGGACGCCCTCGGCACGCCGGGCTGA
- a CDS encoding methyltransferase, with product MSTASPDVPVVDPALVADLRADLDAAAYTVERVEELLGPVASAALHRGEALPAERATRTGDDPVAVLVRCFVLGEPVAASALGRALPRTGVDGATRLGLVEAAGSGGDDPVRARVDLRPYAAVDGTGEATWWVASDLGELATGRALRTDHVLGVGGASVTLAQATVRDPRARVLDLGTGCGVQALHASRHAAHVVATDLSARALAFARLTTALAGLGEDRVEMRQGSLLEPVAGDRFDLVVSNPPFVITPRVPGVPAYEYRDGRRAGDDLVRDLVTGVGDVLALGGVAQMLANWEVRRGEQWDERVGSWVAASGLDAWVVQRDEQDPAEYAETWIRDGGTTPADRDAWRTLYGAWLDDLASRDVERIGFGIVTLRRPADGVATLRRLEERTGPVQQPLGPTFAAGLAAHDVLRTLSDADLAALRMTVAADVTEERYLEPGAVDPNVVLLRQGGGFGRTVRAGTALAAFVGACDGELTAGQVVGALAALLDVPVADVAADVLPSARGLLADGLLHLPT from the coding sequence ATGAGCACCGCGAGCCCGGACGTCCCCGTCGTCGACCCCGCCCTCGTCGCGGACCTGCGCGCCGACCTCGATGCCGCCGCGTACACGGTCGAGCGCGTCGAGGAGCTGCTCGGCCCCGTCGCGTCGGCCGCCCTGCACCGCGGCGAGGCCCTGCCCGCCGAGCGCGCGACCCGCACGGGCGACGACCCCGTCGCGGTGCTCGTGCGGTGCTTCGTGCTGGGCGAGCCCGTCGCCGCGTCGGCGCTCGGACGTGCGCTGCCGCGCACCGGGGTCGACGGCGCGACCCGGCTGGGCCTCGTCGAGGCCGCCGGCTCCGGCGGGGACGACCCCGTGCGCGCCCGCGTCGACCTGCGCCCGTACGCGGCCGTCGACGGCACCGGCGAGGCGACGTGGTGGGTCGCGTCGGACCTCGGCGAGCTCGCCACGGGGCGTGCGCTGCGGACCGACCACGTGCTCGGGGTCGGCGGGGCGTCGGTGACGCTCGCGCAGGCCACCGTGCGCGACCCGCGCGCCCGCGTGCTCGACCTGGGCACCGGCTGCGGCGTCCAGGCCCTGCACGCGTCCCGGCACGCCGCGCACGTCGTCGCCACCGACCTGTCGGCCCGGGCCCTGGCGTTCGCCCGGCTCACCACGGCGCTGGCCGGCCTCGGCGAGGACCGGGTCGAGATGCGGCAGGGGTCCCTGCTCGAGCCCGTCGCCGGGGACCGGTTCGACCTCGTCGTGTCGAACCCCCCGTTCGTCATCACCCCGCGCGTGCCCGGGGTGCCGGCGTACGAGTACCGGGACGGCCGCCGCGCCGGGGACGACCTCGTGCGCGACCTCGTCACGGGTGTCGGGGACGTCCTCGCCCTTGGCGGCGTGGCGCAGATGCTGGCCAACTGGGAGGTGCGGCGCGGGGAGCAGTGGGACGAGCGGGTCGGGTCGTGGGTCGCCGCGTCCGGCCTGGACGCGTGGGTCGTGCAGCGCGACGAGCAGGACCCGGCCGAGTACGCCGAGACGTGGATCCGCGACGGCGGCACCACACCCGCCGACCGTGACGCGTGGCGCACGCTCTACGGGGCGTGGCTCGACGACCTCGCCTCGCGCGACGTCGAGCGCATCGGGTTCGGCATCGTGACGCTGCGACGGCCCGCCGACGGCGTCGCGACCCTGCGTCGCCTGGAGGAGCGCACCGGACCCGTGCAGCAGCCGCTGGGCCCGACGTTCGCCGCCGGCCTCGCCGCCCACGACGTGCTGCGCACCCTGAGCGACGCGGACCTGGCCGCCCTGCGCATGACCGTGGCGGCCGACGTCACCGAGGAGCGGTACCTCGAGCCCGGTGCCGTCGACCCGAACGTGGTGCTGCTGCGCCAGGGCGGCGGGTTCGGCCGCACCGTGCGGGCGGGGACCGCGCTGGCGGCGTTCGTCGGCGCGTGCGACGGCGAGCTCACCGCCGGCCAGGTCGTCGGGGCGCTGGCCGCGCTGCTCGACGTCCCGGTGGCCGACGTAGCCGCCGACGTCCTCCCCTCGGCCCGGGGCCTCCTCGCCGACGGCCTCCTCCACCTCCCCACCTGA
- a CDS encoding sodium-translocating pyrophosphatase: protein MQLGATSITIVSVIALVAVAALVMAAVLRRQVLAAGEGTASMQQIAQAVQEGASAYLRRQYRTLAVFAAVVCALLFLLPGDGGVRLGRSLFFLVGAGFSAAIGFLGMWLATRANVRVAAAASLPGGRAEGARIAFRTGGVVGMSVVGLGLLGAAAVVLVYGTQAPAVLEGFGFGAALLAMFMRVGGGIFTKAADVGADLVGKVEQGIPEDDPRNAATIADNVGDNVGDCAGMAADLFESYAVTLVAALILGRAAFGEQGMVFPLIVTTMGALVAALGVVITRVRGAESGLTAINRGFYVSALVGVLLAAAAAYAYLPATFAQLTPGTAGLETHAGDPRLVASAAVLIGVVLAGVILWVTGYFTGTTSKPTLHVARTTLTGPATVVLSGIGVGFESAVYTAGIIAAAICGVFLVAGGSVPLALFLVALAGCGLLTTVGVIVAMDTFGPVSDNAQGIAEMSGDVTPEGAQILTDLDAVGNTTKAVTKGIAIATAVLAATALFGSYADAVAHTLRDVGEDVGDGLTAAMMSYDIISPVTLVGVILGGATVFLFSGLAIDAVTRAAGAIVFEVRRQFREHPGIMTGEVRPEYGRVVDICTRDSLRELATPGLLAAFAPIAVGFGLGVGPLAGFLAGAIGTGVLMAVFLANAGGAWDNAKKIVEDGHHGGKGSAAHAAAVIGDTVGDPFKDTAGPAINPLIKVMNLVSLLIAPAVVVISVGDDANHTARLAIALVATAVAFGAVIGSRLRAARVDREGRLEHEAPELVR from the coding sequence ATGCAGCTCGGTGCCACGAGCATCACGATCGTCTCCGTCATCGCGCTCGTCGCGGTCGCCGCCCTGGTCATGGCCGCCGTGCTGCGCCGCCAGGTGCTCGCGGCGGGCGAGGGCACGGCGTCGATGCAGCAGATCGCGCAGGCCGTCCAGGAGGGGGCGTCGGCGTACCTGCGCCGCCAGTACCGCACGCTGGCCGTGTTCGCGGCCGTCGTGTGCGCCCTGCTCTTCCTGCTCCCCGGGGACGGCGGGGTCCGGCTCGGCCGGTCCCTGTTCTTCCTCGTCGGTGCCGGGTTCTCGGCCGCGATCGGGTTCCTGGGCATGTGGCTGGCCACGCGCGCCAACGTGCGCGTCGCGGCGGCCGCGTCCCTGCCGGGCGGGCGCGCGGAGGGCGCGCGCATCGCCTTCCGGACCGGCGGCGTCGTCGGCATGAGCGTCGTCGGCCTCGGCCTGCTCGGTGCGGCCGCCGTCGTGCTGGTCTACGGCACGCAGGCGCCCGCGGTGCTCGAGGGTTTCGGCTTCGGCGCGGCCCTGCTGGCCATGTTCATGCGCGTCGGCGGCGGCATCTTCACCAAGGCCGCCGACGTCGGCGCCGACCTCGTGGGCAAGGTCGAGCAGGGCATCCCCGAGGACGACCCGCGCAACGCCGCGACCATCGCCGACAACGTGGGCGACAACGTCGGCGACTGCGCCGGCATGGCGGCCGACCTGTTCGAGTCCTACGCGGTGACCCTCGTCGCCGCGCTCATCCTCGGGCGTGCGGCGTTCGGCGAGCAGGGGATGGTCTTCCCGCTGATCGTCACCACCATGGGAGCCCTCGTCGCGGCGCTCGGCGTCGTCATCACCCGCGTGCGGGGCGCCGAGAGCGGGCTCACCGCCATCAACCGCGGCTTCTACGTCTCCGCGCTCGTCGGCGTGCTGCTCGCCGCCGCGGCGGCGTACGCGTACCTGCCCGCCACGTTCGCCCAGCTCACGCCGGGCACCGCGGGCCTCGAGACGCACGCGGGCGACCCGCGGCTCGTCGCGTCGGCCGCCGTGCTCATCGGCGTCGTCCTCGCCGGCGTCATCCTCTGGGTCACCGGGTACTTCACCGGGACGACGAGCAAGCCGACCCTGCACGTGGCGCGCACGACCCTCACCGGGCCCGCGACGGTCGTGCTGTCCGGCATCGGCGTCGGGTTCGAGTCCGCCGTGTACACCGCGGGCATCATCGCCGCCGCCATCTGCGGGGTGTTCCTCGTCGCCGGCGGGTCCGTCCCGCTCGCGCTGTTCCTCGTCGCGCTCGCCGGGTGCGGGCTGCTCACCACCGTCGGCGTCATCGTCGCCATGGACACCTTCGGCCCCGTGAGCGACAACGCCCAGGGCATCGCCGAGATGTCCGGCGACGTCACGCCCGAGGGCGCGCAGATCCTCACCGACCTCGACGCCGTCGGCAACACCACCAAGGCCGTCACCAAGGGCATCGCCATCGCCACCGCGGTGCTCGCCGCGACCGCCCTGTTCGGCTCCTACGCCGACGCCGTCGCCCACACCCTGCGCGACGTCGGCGAGGACGTCGGGGACGGCCTGACCGCCGCGATGATGAGCTACGACATCATCAGCCCCGTCACGCTCGTCGGCGTGATCCTGGGCGGTGCGACGGTGTTCCTGTTCTCCGGCCTCGCGATCGACGCCGTGACCCGTGCGGCCGGCGCCATCGTCTTCGAGGTCCGCCGCCAGTTCCGCGAGCACCCCGGCATCATGACCGGCGAGGTCCGCCCCGAGTACGGCCGCGTCGTCGACATCTGCACCCGCGACTCCCTGCGCGAGCTCGCCACGCCGGGCCTGCTCGCCGCGTTCGCACCCATCGCGGTCGGCTTCGGCCTCGGCGTCGGCCCGCTCGCCGGGTTCCTCGCCGGGGCCATCGGCACCGGGGTGCTCATGGCCGTGTTCCTGGCCAACGCCGGCGGCGCCTGGGACAACGCGAAGAAGATCGTCGAGGACGGCCACCACGGCGGCAAGGGGTCGGCCGCGCACGCCGCCGCCGTCATCGGCGACACCGTCGGCGACCCCTTCAAGGACACCGCCGGGCCGGCGATCAACCCGCTCATCAAGGTGATGAACCTGGTGTCGCTGCTCATCGCGCCCGCGGTCGTGGTCATCTCCGTCGGCGACGACGCGAACCACACCGCGCGCCTGGCGATCGCCCTCGTGGCGACGGCCGTGGCCTTCGGGGCCGTCATCGGGTCCCGGCTGCGCGCCGCCCGCGTCGACCGCGAGGGCCGCCTGGAGCACGAGGCCCCCGAGCTCGTCCGCTGA
- a CDS encoding SigE family RNA polymerase sigma factor, whose amino-acid sequence MRAEDGRAGRVAAWEDALGTLVRERGRALVGYAYLLTGDLREAEDLVQDALVRTFTRGRGTREVASAEAYVRRAILTTYVDGFRRRRHWATIRHLTAAPDRTPPDGPQAGPEPVVTTRLAVQEALATLAPRVRACVVLRHLEDMTVAQVADALGLSQGAVKRYLSDGARALGRVLGPDGSAAPPPTDPTVDTLVTLRRTR is encoded by the coding sequence GTGAGGGCCGAGGACGGCAGGGCCGGACGGGTCGCGGCGTGGGAGGACGCGCTCGGCACGCTCGTGCGCGAGCGGGGCCGGGCGCTGGTCGGGTACGCGTACCTGCTGACCGGCGACCTGCGCGAGGCGGAGGACCTCGTGCAGGACGCGCTGGTCCGCACCTTCACCCGCGGGCGCGGCACCCGCGAGGTCGCCTCCGCGGAGGCGTACGTGCGCCGGGCGATCCTCACCACGTACGTCGACGGGTTCCGCCGACGTCGGCACTGGGCGACGATCCGGCACCTGACGGCCGCCCCCGACCGCACGCCGCCCGACGGCCCGCAGGCCGGGCCCGAGCCCGTGGTCACCACGCGCCTGGCCGTGCAGGAGGCCCTGGCCACGCTCGCCCCCCGGGTCCGCGCCTGCGTGGTGCTGCGGCACCTGGAGGACATGACGGTCGCGCAGGTCGCCGACGCCCTCGGTCTCTCGCAGGGCGCGGTCAAGCGGTACCTGTCCGACGGCGCCCGCGCCCTGGGGCGCGTCCTGGGACCGGACGGCTCCGCCGCACCACCACCGACCGACCCGACCGTCGACACCCTCGTCACCCTCCGGAGGACCCGATGA
- a CDS encoding efflux RND transporter periplasmic adaptor subunit has protein sequence MLGVWRRSRPRTRVVAGLVVLAVAGTLTWWLWWRGGTAADAQEQAPATRTVAASLETLEKTVTTTGTLTPLVQETAAFEVSGTVTAVAVAAGDTVTAGQTLATVDTLQLEADLLQARATLATAQAQLDSAQTDDDGTDAAQAQVDAAAAQVEVAQAAADDAQAAMDGATLVAPVDGLVTAVGYEVGDTVGGSSSGASSGAAGSAAGTSTTTTTTSAGITLVGTDAWRVDATVAEADVAQVAVGDQVEMTSDDLAQTVFGTVAEIGLVSSSTSGTAAYPVTVQVTGSYDDLHDGIAVDVEIVYERRTEVLTVPAAAVTTADDGTTSVTQTDPDGAGTTVPVEVGETSGDLVEIVSGLAEGDEVVMTVFSGRSTQSGSTDEQQLPGGGQLPEGFEPPTDGSFPGGGFPGGTGGGNG, from the coding sequence ATGCTCGGCGTCTGGAGGAGGAGCCGCCCGCGCACGCGCGTCGTCGCGGGGCTCGTGGTGCTGGCGGTGGCCGGCACGCTGACCTGGTGGCTGTGGTGGCGCGGCGGCACCGCCGCGGACGCGCAGGAGCAGGCACCGGCCACGCGCACCGTCGCGGCGAGCCTGGAGACCCTCGAGAAGACCGTCACCACGACCGGCACGCTCACCCCGCTCGTGCAGGAGACGGCGGCGTTCGAGGTCAGCGGCACGGTCACGGCCGTGGCGGTCGCCGCCGGCGACACCGTCACCGCCGGTCAGACGCTCGCCACGGTCGACACGCTCCAGCTGGAGGCCGACCTGCTGCAGGCCCGGGCCACGCTGGCCACGGCGCAGGCGCAGCTGGACTCCGCGCAGACGGACGACGACGGCACCGACGCGGCCCAGGCGCAGGTCGACGCCGCCGCGGCGCAGGTCGAGGTCGCGCAGGCCGCGGCGGACGACGCGCAGGCGGCGATGGACGGCGCGACGCTGGTCGCCCCCGTCGACGGGCTCGTCACGGCGGTCGGGTACGAGGTCGGCGACACCGTCGGCGGCTCCTCGTCGGGTGCGTCCTCGGGCGCCGCGGGGTCGGCCGCCGGCACGTCCACGACGACCACGACGACGTCCGCCGGCATCACCCTGGTGGGCACCGACGCCTGGCGCGTCGACGCGACGGTCGCCGAGGCGGACGTGGCGCAGGTCGCCGTCGGCGACCAGGTCGAGATGACGTCCGACGACCTCGCGCAGACCGTGTTCGGCACGGTCGCCGAGATCGGCCTCGTCTCGTCCAGCACGTCCGGCACCGCCGCCTACCCGGTGACGGTGCAGGTCACGGGCAGCTACGACGACCTGCACGACGGGATCGCCGTCGACGTGGAGATCGTGTACGAGCGCCGCACCGAGGTCCTCACGGTCCCGGCCGCCGCGGTCACGACGGCCGACGACGGCACCACGAGCGTCACGCAGACGGACCCGGACGGCGCCGGGACGACCGTCCCCGTCGAGGTCGGCGAGACGTCGGGCGACCTCGTCGAGATCGTCTCCGGGCTGGCCGAGGGCGACGAGGTCGTCATGACGGTGTTCTCGGGACGGTCGACGCAGTCCGGCTCGACGGACGAGCAGCAGCTGCCCGGCGGCGGGCAGCTCCCCGAGGGGTTCGAGCCGCCCACCGACGGCAGCTTCCCCGGCGGCGGCTTCCCCGGTGGCACGGGAGGCGGCAATGGCTGA
- a CDS encoding ABC transporter ATP-binding protein, producing the protein MADVLTTPRRPRARSGAAAPVIELEGAGKTYRTGSIEFEALRGIDLRIVEGEYVAVVGPSGSGKSTLMNVLGCLDTLTRGTYRLAGEDVSELDEVELAQIRNRHIGFVFQQFHLLPSLPAWRNVELPLVYGGVAPAERRERAHEALARVGLADRVGNRPGELSGGQQQRVAVARALVGDPALLLADEPTGNLDSVSTADVLGLLDELHGAGRTVVLITHEHDVAQRAERVVRVTDGRVQHDGPSGRAAS; encoded by the coding sequence ATGGCTGACGTCCTGACCACGCCCCGGCGCCCACGGGCCCGGTCCGGGGCCGCTGCCCCGGTGATCGAGCTCGAGGGGGCCGGCAAGACGTACCGCACCGGCTCGATCGAGTTCGAGGCGTTGCGCGGCATCGACCTGCGGATCGTCGAGGGCGAGTACGTCGCCGTCGTCGGCCCGTCCGGGTCGGGCAAGTCGACGCTCATGAACGTGCTCGGCTGCCTCGACACCCTCACGCGCGGCACCTACCGGCTCGCGGGGGAGGACGTGTCCGAGCTCGACGAGGTCGAGCTCGCGCAGATCCGCAACCGGCACATCGGCTTCGTCTTCCAGCAGTTCCACCTGCTGCCGTCGCTGCCCGCGTGGCGCAACGTCGAGCTGCCGCTCGTGTACGGCGGCGTCGCACCGGCCGAGCGGCGCGAGCGGGCCCACGAGGCGCTGGCCCGCGTCGGGCTCGCGGACCGGGTCGGCAACCGGCCCGGCGAGCTGTCGGGCGGGCAGCAGCAGCGCGTCGCGGTGGCCCGCGCGCTCGTGGGCGACCCGGCGCTGCTGCTCGCGGACGAGCCGACGGGCAACCTCGACTCCGTCTCGACCGCCGACGTCCTGGGGCTGCTCGACGAGCTGCACGGTGCCGGCCGCACGGTCGTGCTGATCACGCACGAGCACGACGTCGCTCAGCGCGCCGAGCGGGTCGTGCGCGTCACCGACGGCCGCGTCCAGCACGACGGGCCGAGCGGGCGGGCGGCCTCGTGA
- a CDS encoding urea amidolyase family protein: MRPYGADAVLVDLPDLRAVRAVDAALRTAAPAGVLDVVPAARTVLVRGAADRRAAWAARVATLARDTAGPGTRPLDDAADADGVPDAVPPRTVEVPVVYDGPDLDEVAALTGLAVEEVVARHLAGGPGGYRVAFGGFMPGFAYVVGVDPALQVPRRSSPRTRVPAGSVAVAGEFTAVYPGPTPGGWRLIGTSPEPVFDVTRGRDGAALLAPGDAVRFVRRRPAAVVAAPAPGATTGHAPVPADAPAPGRQGTDGPATDGPAPAGPGGDAPALLPLALTVVRPGPLVLVEDLGRPGLAAVGVPRSGAADPAALAHANRLVGNATSAAGLEVLLGGLVVTFGGSTAFALTGAQTDAHLDGVPVPHGVAVRAPAGATLALGAPARGLRTWLAVRGGVDATPVLGSRAHDQLSGLGPAPVRAGDLLAYGTCFDGLPAVADPGTSPPAPARRGPGRTVLLAATTGPRLGHLAPAAQDALWRRTWTVAPESNRVAVRLDGDPLTLAGHGELPSEGLVPGAVQVPHDGRPVVFGADHPVTGGYPVVAVLTPRACARAAQLRPGEHVRIVPAVGT, encoded by the coding sequence GTGCGCCCCTACGGCGCGGACGCCGTCCTCGTAGACCTGCCGGACCTGCGGGCCGTCCGGGCGGTCGACGCCGCGCTGCGCACCGCCGCCCCCGCCGGCGTCCTCGACGTGGTGCCCGCCGCCCGCACCGTCCTCGTCCGCGGCGCCGCCGACCGCCGGGCGGCCTGGGCCGCGCGCGTGGCGACGCTCGCCCGTGACACCGCCGGGCCCGGGACGCGACCCCTGGACGACGCCGCAGACGCCGACGGGGTCCCCGACGCCGTGCCGCCGCGGACCGTCGAGGTGCCGGTGGTCTACGACGGTCCCGACCTCGACGAGGTCGCCGCGCTCACCGGCCTCGCCGTCGAGGAGGTCGTGGCCCGGCACCTCGCCGGCGGGCCGGGCGGGTACCGGGTCGCGTTCGGCGGGTTCATGCCCGGCTTCGCGTACGTCGTCGGTGTCGACCCCGCGCTGCAGGTGCCCCGCCGGTCCTCGCCGCGCACCCGCGTGCCGGCCGGGTCGGTCGCGGTCGCGGGGGAGTTCACCGCCGTGTACCCCGGGCCCACGCCCGGCGGGTGGCGCCTGATCGGCACGTCGCCCGAGCCGGTGTTCGACGTCACCCGCGGGCGCGACGGCGCCGCGCTGCTCGCCCCCGGCGACGCCGTGCGCTTCGTGCGGCGCCGTCCCGCCGCGGTCGTGGCGGCGCCCGCACCGGGTGCGACGACGGGGCACGCACCCGTCCCCGCGGACGCCCCCGCACCGGGTCGGCAGGGCACGGACGGACCGGCCACGGACGGCCCGGCCCCGGCGGGCCCCGGCGGCGACGCACCCGCCCTGCTGCCCCTCGCGCTCACGGTCGTGCGCCCCGGCCCGCTCGTCCTCGTCGAGGACCTCGGCCGCCCCGGGCTCGCCGCGGTCGGCGTCCCACGGTCGGGTGCTGCGGACCCGGCCGCGCTCGCGCACGCCAACCGGCTCGTCGGCAACGCCACCTCCGCCGCCGGCCTGGAGGTGCTGCTCGGCGGGCTCGTCGTCACCTTCGGCGGCTCGACCGCGTTCGCGCTGACCGGCGCGCAGACCGACGCGCACCTCGACGGCGTGCCCGTGCCCCACGGGGTCGCCGTCCGCGCACCCGCCGGCGCGACCCTCGCCCTCGGCGCCCCCGCCCGGGGCCTGCGCACGTGGCTCGCCGTGCGGGGCGGCGTCGACGCCACCCCGGTGCTGGGCTCGCGCGCGCACGACCAGCTCTCCGGGCTGGGGCCCGCCCCCGTCCGCGCCGGCGACCTCCTCGCCTACGGCACCTGCTTCGACGGGCTGCCCGCCGTCGCCGACCCCGGCACGAGCCCCCCGGCGCCGGCGCGGCGAGGGCCGGGGCGGACGGTCCTGCTCGCCGCGACCACGGGCCCCCGGCTCGGACACCTGGCACCCGCCGCCCAGGACGCGCTGTGGCGCCGGACCTGGACGGTGGCACCCGAGAGCAACCGGGTCGCCGTCCGGCTCGACGGCGACCCGCTCACGCTCGCGGGCCACGGCGAGCTGCCGTCGGAGGGGCTGGTGCCCGGGGCCGTCCAGGTGCCCCACGACGGGCGACCCGTCGTCTTCGGTGCCGACCACCCCGTCACCGGCGGCTACCCCGTCGTGGCCGTGCTGACCCCGCGGGCGTGCGCGCGGGCCGCGCAGCTGCGACCGGGCGAGCACGTCCGGATCGTCCCGGCCGTCGGCACGTGA